In the Flagellimonas sp. HMM57 genome, one interval contains:
- a CDS encoding DUF4870 domain-containing protein → MEIINQNVIRKDNTLLAITHLSQLLHYVTGFGGFIVPLIIWLSSRRTVEGMSEHGKAVINLQLSLLLYIIISVPAILLLGLGILGLIGVAILGFVLPIVNAVKAANGESPSYFMTIPFV, encoded by the coding sequence ATGGAAATCATCAATCAAAATGTAATCAGAAAGGACAATACACTTTTGGCGATTACACATTTATCACAATTATTGCATTATGTAACAGGATTTGGAGGATTTATTGTTCCGCTGATTATCTGGCTATCTTCCAGACGTACCGTTGAGGGAATGAGCGAACATGGAAAAGCTGTAATCAATCTACAGTTAAGTTTATTGCTCTACATTATTATAAGTGTTCCTGCAATTTTGTTACTGGGATTGGGAATCTTAGGACTGATAGGGGTTGCTATTTTAGGCTTTGTACTTCCTATTGTTAATGCAGTAAAGGCCGCTAATGGCGAATCACCTTCTTATTTTATGACTATTCCTTTTGTTTAA
- the mnmE gene encoding tRNA uridine-5-carboxymethylaminomethyl(34) synthesis GTPase MnmE: MLNVDTIIALATPSGIGAIAVIRVSGPDSITISDTVFKSIKGKKLVQQKSHTIHLGHIVENDKILDKVLVSIFKTPHSYTGENIVEISCHGSPYIQQQVIQLFLRKGCRTATAGEFTLRAFLNGKMDLSQAEAVADLIASDSAAAHEVAIQQMRGGFSNEIQQLREELLNFASLIELELDFSQEDVEFADRGEFNTLLNRISEVLKKLIDSFALGNVVKNGIPVAIVGEPNVGKSTLLNTLLNEERAIVSDIAGTTRDTVEDQISVGGINFRFIDTAGIRKTKDVVEQIGIQRTFEKIEKARLIIFIFDSPDFDRSELKSIQKMYPTKEILPICNKVDALNDQQVDILKQEVPGVMFLSAKHGTGILSLEEKLLSLVDSGALSGDQTIVTNNRHYDALIKALEEIQKVKEGMEIGLASDLMAIDIRQALFHLGEITGSVTTDDLLGNIFSNFCIGK, translated from the coding sequence ATGTTAAATGTAGATACTATAATTGCTTTAGCGACTCCATCGGGTATCGGTGCCATTGCGGTAATACGGGTTTCTGGACCTGATTCCATTACGATTTCGGATACCGTTTTTAAATCCATAAAAGGAAAAAAACTAGTTCAGCAAAAAAGCCACACCATTCATTTAGGTCACATCGTAGAAAACGATAAAATTCTGGACAAAGTTTTAGTATCCATATTTAAGACGCCCCACTCCTACACCGGTGAAAATATTGTGGAGATTTCTTGTCACGGTTCACCCTATATTCAGCAACAAGTGATTCAACTATTTTTGCGAAAAGGGTGCAGGACAGCTACTGCAGGCGAGTTCACCTTACGAGCTTTTTTAAATGGAAAAATGGACCTTAGCCAAGCGGAGGCGGTTGCAGACCTTATTGCAAGCGATAGTGCCGCTGCACACGAAGTCGCCATACAACAGATGCGAGGTGGCTTCAGCAATGAAATACAACAACTACGTGAAGAGCTATTAAACTTTGCCTCATTGATCGAGCTGGAGCTGGATTTTTCACAAGAAGATGTAGAATTCGCCGACCGCGGTGAATTCAATACCTTATTGAATCGTATAAGTGAGGTCTTAAAAAAGTTGATAGATTCCTTTGCTTTAGGCAATGTCGTAAAAAATGGTATCCCAGTAGCAATAGTCGGAGAGCCCAATGTTGGTAAATCAACACTCTTAAATACGCTTTTGAACGAAGAGCGAGCAATCGTAAGCGATATAGCGGGTACCACCCGCGATACTGTTGAGGACCAAATTAGTGTGGGTGGTATCAATTTTAGGTTCATTGATACCGCGGGCATCAGAAAGACAAAAGATGTAGTTGAGCAAATAGGAATTCAACGAACCTTTGAGAAAATAGAAAAGGCCAGATTGATCATCTTTATTTTTGATAGTCCGGATTTTGATAGGTCTGAATTGAAAAGTATACAGAAGATGTACCCCACTAAAGAAATACTGCCAATCTGTAATAAAGTCGATGCCCTGAACGATCAACAAGTTGATATACTCAAACAAGAAGTTCCCGGTGTGATGTTTTTGTCGGCCAAACATGGAACCGGAATATTAAGTTTGGAAGAAAAACTATTATCACTCGTCGATTCAGGTGCTTTGAGCGGTGACCAGACCATTGTCACCAACAACAGGCATTACGATGCCCTGATCAAAGCATTGGAGGAAATTCAAAAAGTAAAAGAAGGAATGGAAATTGGGTTGGCCAGCGATTTAATGGCCATAGACATTAGACAGGCCCTTTTTCATTTGGGTGAAATTACAGGAAGCGTGACTACAGATGATTTACTGGGAAATATTTTTTCTAATTTTTGTATCGGGAAGTAA